The Silene latifolia isolate original U9 population chromosome Y, ASM4854445v1, whole genome shotgun sequence sequence gattttaccatagtgagaactcctagtggtcgatagttggttatgagtgtaactcttttagtagttttgatccTGATCCTATGGAAGTCGTTTGTAGGTGTTTGAGGGTTTGGAGTGATGAGATTACACTTATAGTAGAGTACTTGGTCTCCAGGAATAGCTtaagatgaagtaacatgagtgatttgaggaaattcttgggagtgTTGTGATTATAAGTTTTAATACTAGGAAGTTTTCGGGACCGTgtaggatgatgttgttatttgaggtttgagtacctagcgtttccttgttgtctaaattccctttcttctttgacaTAAGCGTTACCTTTCATACCTCCTctcctcgcttcatcatgctcctcctgtAAATTTGATGCTatgacctataaaaactctatctTTAGCAACCTTGTAAagtttgacttcaattcttacccctatgaaattcatcatagctcttttgttagttaaatttgaaccctcttagcgtaccttgtatctatgatatctaagttactttccttttgtccaatttctaaacatttcaagctaccagttttgatcctttgttaaaagtttatgttacttttacaaaaccttaccCATTTTAAAAggattgaaaatgaaaatttggttTAGTTTCCTATTTGTTCTTGGAATATATACTTCTTtaacatgattttaattgctgaacccgagatttctttaaattttattcaatttctgttaactttgacctatttatgatttctttgtcaaagtgtAATGTTATGTTTCAGGAACTTGATTCCTTTTTGAGTTTATAAGTGAAATCTTCATTTCTATTTGGACTTTTGCAAaggaaaatttgagtggattgccattctcttttgattttaacgttgatcggatgttagaactcgttattggagacgtttgataacttgttctacgctggtcggcgaatgatttttgttttaaatttgtctttgacttggaaagttggcgttcttgtgtgcacgacaagaacaatttcgttccatgaatgagacttatacttttgaaaactcttcattaatgtttttgaaagagttttgagattttgatttatacaaatgatttgcctttttaccttatctttgatttggaatgtgaggttcttgaatacgtaacgagaacactttcgttcctttgatgagaatatgGTTCTgtcgaaaattttatttgaaacttttgaaagaacttttaattcttacgataagtaaccttttaaatgttttggttaccaattccaaagttccagttttgttttatataacctttcatttctactttcaagtttcgaggacgaaacttttaaaaaggtggggtgattgtaacacatgaatttcccattttgacatttaaaatttattaagccatttgaattactttattaaatatttttgaattgttcaatttaattaattttatgtcaaacaagatttttataaacgtattatataaaagctcatttttataaaaatacgtacgattaaattatatttttaaggcacaatttatataataatatatgtatacgtatttttggtcggataataataatgatttgTAATAATCTTAATctccgtcttaatttccgtctaaactttagaccgtcacatttcatgtTATACCTGCTTTAATCTGGACCAAttaaaaaccaacaacacattcaaaatatctactattactattattatatgtattattatatattattattattactaatattattattgttgtttgtgtAAAGGTGACCCACCTCCCTCTACTTCTTCATTCGTCCTCTTCCTCTTTCACGCAGCAACAAACAGCAACAACAACTCCATACACAACTACCCATTTCCGTCATCCTCAACCATAGATCCCTtctccatttctcaaccaaacttcaccatttttatacctttggcttcctctcttcttcctcctcatttctaggtaagaaagtcttaaTTTTGTCAATCTTTCGAAATGGGCATCTTTTATAAACTCGGTTTTGTGACCCTTTCTACTCGTTTTTCTTCCCTTTTAGTTGAAGGCGAGGTTAGGCTCGTGTTTTGGACGTTCTTACTCCGGAATTCGCGaggataaggtaacggtgataggttactcgacaatgagtcgatattccTCCCTTTCAACTCGGTTTTTACACTCCTTTTTCGTAAAGTTTTATTCTTTAATTGTTGTTAATGTGTAGTTGTGGTTATTTATGAATTAGTTGTGCTTAATTTCCATCTTAACCTCGCCTGAAAAGTCGTCTCAAAGTGAGTTGATATAGTCTTTTTTTTGAGTTGCGTTTTTGGAGCCGTGCAAGACGGTTTTCGAGTGGGAATTGGACTGTTTTTATACTCGGTGTTGGGATGGTCTATGGTGGTTGTGGGCAGTCTTGAGTCGGGTCGGGCACGGACTTCTAGGACCGGACTTTAAGCTGTGTAAATTGGCATGTCTCCCCTGTTTTGGGACGGGTGTGAAGGGCGGTCATGTTAGACATGATGCGACCTGTTTGGGCTCTGTTTTGAAGCCGTGTTACAGGCTGTTCATGGGGGTGCGGGTTTTGATTTGGTCGGGTGTTGGGTAACCTGGTTCGTGGGTTGCTTTAGGGTCGGCTTCGGTGGTGTGTTTGGTGGATGTTGGGATTGTACAGGCGGGTGTAGCTGctggttttgggtgatttgttggGTGGTTGTTTGGGTTGCTTTAAGGGCGAGTATGTGGACTGTTTCATAGGCTGGGTGTTAGCCGTGGGAGGAGTGTGTGAGGGCGGTAGTTGGTGGTCTGAGTGGTGGCCGCTTTGGGTAATAACCGGGTTTGTATGGGGTCGGAATCTTGGTTGCTCAAATGACGTCTTTATGTTGTATTTCGAGTTGTTTTGGGCGCAATTTGGTAggtttgaattaattaaatttccgTCTTGTGTTTTATAAAATGCAACCCGTTAAAGCATTGTTCATTTATATATCCCCATTTCATGTTTTATAATTCTAGAACCCCATTATTTAATTATCTAAATTACCGTCTCAAATGTGCTCATGTACTCGTCTCATTACTTAGTAATGTGTCAAATCGGGCTTGTTCTACATTATATGTTTTTGGGCCATATAGGTGTAGTGTGGCATTCTAATAGGGCTTGTCATGATTTTATAATTGGGCTTGTCATGTTTGTTTATTTGGGCCTTATATGATTAGTTTGCTAGATCTCACATGTTTCCATTGTTGGGCTTGACATGCTTTATGTGTCGGGCCAACCTCATAGTTGTTTAGTGGGCTCATGAATGAGTCACATACGCCGGttcacattttattccgtaatttcacataacgtaactTATTCATTGTCACTCATTAtgttttatttaaccggcatgataaattataaaatgaaatatttatttgcataagacaagtatgagacaTTTATTGTTAATGGGTtatttgtgactcaagtgtgacattttacattgtgtgactacttgacattcctcatttatttgccctcggacattgggtcacggttaggtgccattgtttccgagttgggctatttttccttccgcctcttcggaccggggatcacggttaggtgacaaggttccgcttgaggttactcgactgtcgggcacggttaggtgtaccacatttcgagtcttggatacgatttggtatcgtttgtcgaatcgggtgtcgtccatcccagAGAGTCGCcgaggtttagactaggaccgtattatgatcgtcgtcctaccaagaggttggagtctagggggttgtcttgtttgagttcatactaagtatatgtcttacacttgttgagtcgtgtccacATGAGTGGGTTGTCTTGGTGATTCTATTCCTTGATTGTACATTCATCCTCATATATCATGCCTAttctattaagaaagtattatacctgtttcaccatgattgttcatcatatctccttattctttattggtcgtatatgttgcatgattaacatgtttgattaaatgttgtttgttacctgcatttcgacatattgtggctgggagaaccttgagttactccccactgactgtggcgttcatgtttacatgaatgacaggtttgaagatgcttacgtggggaagacgtgtgggctagcgagaactaaacccttggaccttagtttctaatttagaaaccttttatttgtttattcgtgggatatcttttccccgctttctagacttgggttgtaataacctatatTTGTCTATTTTAGTTTTTGTTTCATTTAGTTTTCGGCACCCGCgttttaatctttaactagtaacttaaaagtttttaaaatctcacaaaattccgctttaatttattagttatatttccgcgttatcgcggggtgtcacatcgtctacttcttcctcttcctcctcctcttcttcagaTGATTCCGACAATTGCAGTGGATGCTCAGCAAAAGGGTTAGGACAGTTCCTCTTGTCATGGTGTGCCATTTGCTTGCAATTATTGCACATGCGTTTCGGCTTACTGGCAATTGCAATGGCCTTCGCCTTACTAGACAAAATCCTTTTTCCACTCCCTTTGTTTTTGGAATATTTAGGTGGCAGTATAGAAATCTCCTTACTTGCTTTACAACCAAGAAATTTCTCCATTTGCTGTTGTTTATTCAACTTCTCACCTACCGGTGTCAGCTTCTCTCTAAATTCCCTTATTAAATTAGTAAGACCTTCAACGTCTTCCTTTTCCTTATCAACAAGCACTCCAATTGTTTCGTGAATTTCCGACCACAATTTTGTCATATGAAGTTGCTTACTGTCTAcaatatccatgtcatctgtACACTCCCCTGTACTATTGTCACCACTCCGCAATGGATCCTTTGTCCATCTCCTAGCAATCACAGATTCCGGAATATTTTTTACCCGATTACCGGAATAAATCCAAATTATGTGCCTGCAGAGTAGTCCCTTCCTCTCAAAAAGTTTACAGGAACAGCTCGCCTCAGAAGTCCCTGAGTTAGCAAATGAAATTGAAACTTTCATTACTAAAAGAAACTTTATTACTTACACTTTGAAACTTTAAGACAATTTCAtgaaattctaatacctcaactATCTAAAACACTTCTTAACAAGTAATAAATCAACGTACTAATACTTCAAATATGTAAAACTTTATTTCTTACACTTTGAAACTTTAAGACAATTTCATGAAATTTTAATTATTCAACTATGTAAAACACTTCTGAACAAGTAATAAATTAACGTACTAATACTTCAACTATGTAAAACTTTATTACTTACACTTTGAAACTTTAAGACAATTTCATGAAATTCTAATACTTCAACTATGTAAAACACCGCTTAACAATTAATAAATCAACAACGTACTAAATTAATCATACCTGGGTTATACTGAACATCAAAATTACGGCCTCCCAATGAATCCTTCAAGGTAGTAACCTCTAAGTTGTTCGACTCCAAGAAACCCTTGCAGCTAAATCCACCAATTGCATTCTTTAACTCCTCTTGAAACTCCTCGAAAATATCATGTGTGTAAATCTTCGCACCATCACTCTCTATTGCCAACTTACTGCATAACTTTGGGTTTGAATGACGGTTTTCGTTATCAAGCCTCTTCTGGTTGTGTCTTTGTTGGTCCAAAGCACTTTCAAagcgcatccaaaactcaacaagaGTACCATTTCTCGCCTCAAACCTCTTGAAAAAACTGTTTTCACTTTCCGACCGCTGTGTCGTCCTCATAATACCACCCATTCTCAAGTCCTTACAGTGCACCATCACCCACTACCTCCTTATATCATAGCAGTCCGTAAACCATTCAATGTCAGCGGGTACGTTTTCCTCCATTATTGCTGACCATCTATTGTCGAACTCCTCTGCTTCAAGTTCCTCGTCCCATACAATAGCATTTAACGTTTTTAGAAATACCTGGTAATCTTTCCTTTTGCTACCATACTTACAGGGAACCTTATTCATAATGTGCCACATGCATAACCGGTGTCGTACTGTCTTGAATTTTTCGGGTACTGACGCAATTATTCCAGGATCTTGATCTGTTATTATGTATTCTGGTTCCTTTCCCCCCATAGCAATCAAAAACCTCCCGAACACCCAATTAAACGATTCCGTAGTTTCTTTCGCTATAAGGGCACAACAGAAAGTTATTGATCGTTTATGGTTGTCAATCCCTGTGAAGGGAGTGAAAACCATCTTGTACTTGTTAGTGGAGTAAGTAGGGTCGTACGAAACGGCATCTCCAAAGACAGAGTAGTTCCTCCTACCAATGCCATCCGCCCAAATTGCGCGTCGTAGGCTACCATCTACGTCAACATCATAGTCGAAGTAGAAGTCTGGCCGAGTCTCTGCCATGCTCTTGAAGTGATCAATGAAAAGTTGTCCGTCCCTTTCATGAATAAAACACTTTATGTctctttgaaaatttttgaagtcGTTCAAACTAGCCCCTATATTGTGGAACCCATTAACAACCTCCTTACACATTCTGTAAGACCTTGTTGCTCCAATATTCAGCTGCAATGAATTAACAAACCAACGTCAGAACAGAAATTAAATTCACGCTCGAACATTCAAACGTCTACTACTAATTTCTACCTATCAGTTGTACAAACTTTAACCCTGTCCAGTTAAATTCATTCTCACAAACGTAACTGTCAATGAAACTTTAACCGTTCCATTCAAAAATTCAACACACTTTTAAGAAACCTTAACTCAGGTCatggaaaaaaaaattacaacattATCTTTCCTGACTTTTAACATTTGAACTGAGCACTAAAACTTTAGAGGTTAACTTTAAAATTTTAACGACAAATTTTGCAACTTCAACACAGTTCATGTCTGCAAACTGTCACATATAGCACTGAAACTTTTAAAGGCAATTTTGAAAGTCTAATTCACATTTTATGAAACATTAAATCTATTTCCGGAAATTCAACTACATATTTCAGTAATGGAACTTTATGCGTGAACTACGAAATTGTAATATACAAAAATTAAAACATCAACAActtacaacataaaaactatgACACCATAACACACACTCACTATTGAAACTTTAAAAGTACATTGTGAAACTTTAAACGTAAATTTTAAAACTTTAAGTTACTAACCCTTGAATTTGAGACAATTAGTCCCATGTGATACTTGGAAATGTTTTTGGATAATTTTTTAAACTCCCTATCTTTGACAGcaacaagctcgtgattatgttCTTCATGAAACCGGTCCACTAAAAGCACACCATTCTTCGAAAATAACCTCATCCGAGCTTTACAACCAATCCTCTTAAGCTTATTTCTTCTCTCCTGCTTACTTCCATCTTCTTCCTTACCCGGACTTTCGTTACTTGATTTTGTAAACCCCTCTCTATTACAAACCAATAATTTTGATTTTATAGCACCgtcacgccactttttagttgtGTATTTTCTCACATCGAACCCAACCCCAAGTGCGTACACCTTATAAAATGTTATAGCTTCCTCAATATCCCCAAACTCCATCCCAATATATGGAGTAAATACATCCTCCAACTGCTTACAAAAGTCTTCCTCTGACACCGGTGGAATTGTTTCATCATCTACATCAGCTGTAACTGACGACACAaaataatcaaaaaaaaaaaagttcagtacaaaataaaaaaataaaaaacattaaTCAAAGGAAACTAAACCAACGTACAAACATATCAGTACCAAAAATATGCTAAAAAAACCCTAATGTACAACAACTGAAACTTTAATAACGCCAAAAGTTGTCACCAACCCTAAACCAAAAACTAAAGCAAACGACTACTCGTCTCCCTTACCTCCATCGTCTAAAAAAAAAGTTCTGTAACCTTTTTTTCGCTCACCTCCTTTCCTCTGCCTCTTCTAATATGTCTACATACGAACACCACATGTTCATCTTCCACCCccacaaaaaaatataaaaataaatttcaCACCGTGCAAATATTACTACTCATATAAACACAATTCCTTTTCTAACTATGCAGACGTTTAACAATGATAACTAGTAAAATATCTCTATagattaataaattacaagtacTCATCTTACCATTCTCAACAGCCTCATAAGCCACAATCTCCATATCAGCTATGAAATATAAGTGATGATCTAAATAGAGGATGGATATGGTCGAAAATTTAAGTAAATATTAAAGAACTAACTAAAGGATGAAAGGATGTTATTAAACCAGTATGAAGATTAATTTTTTAGGGAGTAATATGAGGAAGAAGAAAGGGTTAGAGAGAAGGATACAATTGAACGTGAAAGGGATATTACAGTTGTGCTAATGAATACGAGGTAATCAGTGTTGGGAGAATAAAAAGTGTATTGATTATGATTATTagttgatttctttttttttttttacgtaaaACTCAAACAAATCTCAAACCTTGGTTTCACCTATTCCAATGGCCAAAAAAAGGACTTAGGGAATCATATATTTgagtggactcatttgaacttggctctctctctctctctctctctctctctctatatatatatatatatatatatatattaactgGGTTGAAActttgtggatgcgccacgtgtcaacccatcATTAAATACAATTATTAATTAttgctgaacattaaatataaatataataaatgctACATTAATTTCGGCAAAGTATTAATTAAAatttaataaatgtattataaaattacaaataaaaattacggtgatttattttaaatttatgtaaaatatttttttgataaaaaatttaaaatgtaaatcactacctttattgcgaaaaatgctttaaattgagtatacttttcactatatttattgaaatattttgatatgtatagatgattaaagtgagtgtctcacattGCGTTACATTAACTTAAagaaaaatattttgagaaagttataatacttagaccattaaatccatcAAGAAATATATATTTGGAtgaattattgtatttattaaaaacaaaacttacAATAACTACTAAGAGATATGTTTTTATAATgtgataataaaaaaaaatattggaCAAGtgatagtgtgataacgagtgaGAAAACTGAAAATTTATGAAAAACTTAATGAAAAACAATTGAGATTTAAGAGATTCTAATTAATGTGATAATGAGTGgagatttgtacttgaatgatggCTTTTTGGACTTTTTCGAGTAGGTTAAAATGGGGTTTTAAGGCGACTTGATATCTATcttagaaaaaagttaatattttggtactgaTTTCCAATTATTGATTATATTGAtactgattatgaaaaagggtcattatattactccctccgtaccatacaaatggtaacgtggtaaaaaaaatgggggttaagaaaagagggtaaaagaTGGGGTAAAGAGGAAATAAAATAGGtagggtatgtaattgtgggtttaattgtgagttggtaggGGGGTATGTAGtgacattttatgtaaatattaaattgatataaggataatttggtaatgtggtgggccaaataaggattgttaccattggtgtggtacgatcgtattaggtaagtgttactATTGATCTGGTATGAAGGGAGTACTATTTATCAATTAACCTTATTTTATATATAAttgtttcaaaaaaataaaaggtacaaatttaattttattataaatatgatgTTTTGATACATAGCATATGCAAGAAATACACAACCAAAACATTCAAATAAGTTCAGCATTGAccatatatgtttgatacataaacatCACACGATATgcattaaaaattgaaaaatgcatcaaattatattcacatcgttttgaacaaatattaattgatttggaataTAACGTATCGTAAAAGGATCTAACTTAaaaacttaatgttgat is a genomic window containing:
- the LOC141628219 gene encoding protein FAR1-RELATED SEQUENCE 1-like, which produces MGGIMRTTQRSESENSFFKRFEARNGTLVEFWMRFESALDQQRHNQKRLDNENRHSNPKLCSKLAIESDGAKIYTHDIFEEFQEELKNAIGGFSCKGFLESNNLEVTTLKDSLGGRNFDVQYNPGTSEASCSCKLFERKGLLCRHIIWIYSGNRVKNIPESVIARRWTKDPLRSGDNSTGECTDDMDIVDSKQLHMTKLWSEIHETIGVLVDKEKEDVEGLTNLIREFREKLTPVGEKLNKQQQMEKFLGCKASKEISILPPKYSKNKGSGKRILSSKAKAIAIASKLTVIDPKAQQLSKDNQQTC
- the LOC141628220 gene encoding protein FAR1-RELATED SEQUENCE 5-like; protein product: MEIVAYEAVENVTADVDDETIPPVSEEDFCKQLEDVFTPYIGMEFGDIEEAITFYKVYALGVGFDVRKYTTKKWRDGAIKSKLLVCNREGFTKSSNESPGKEEDGSKQERRNKLKRIGCKARMRLFSKNGVLLVDRFHEEHNHELVAVKDREFKKLSKNISKYHMGLIVSNSRLNIGATRSYRMCKEVVNGFHNIGASLNDFKNFQRDIKCFIHERDGQLFIDHFKSMAETRPDFYFDYDVDVDGSLRRAIWADGIGRRNYSVFGDAVSYDPTYSTNKYKMVFTPFTGIDNHKRSITFCCALIAKETTESFNWVFGRFLIAMGGKEPEYIITDQDPGIIASVPEKFKTVRHRLCMWHIMNKVPCKYGSKRKDYQVFLKTLNAIVWDEELEAEEFDNRWSAIMEENVPADIEWFTDCYDIRR